The Mytilus trossulus isolate FHL-02 chromosome 3, PNRI_Mtr1.1.1.hap1, whole genome shotgun sequence genome contains a region encoding:
- the LOC134711728 gene encoding WD repeat-containing protein 25-like, with the protein MEALKTYDDDSDNSSSDDNKDNFQTTNCGIRIKDDAPPIIKDLSKVHVPKKLKHDFFNIQESDSDEESETKSKIRKKGNIEITVSSGETITVPDGRFWEPLPTEVKQSNDLDVNQSVENACSREKDFRYNYDQMYTGDSSKRHESKKLIKSDSNKFDWNNSENSNASYAANKVKYFSKRNELVQKSNDDDKNCKINCVNSYKPSIKLFDIHGKIKPWLQRQNIICKIPRECEKSWKAHSGSVSTVKWNVKQFSHLLLSASMDTTVKIWNVWNRQEPCVRLLNLHSKGVQDGDWNSSGTHILTCSYDKSAVVTDIETGVSTVKCKHRNFVTCGKFHPVNENIFITGSLDEITAWDTRQGDEPIHRYCYKDKIGQIQDVTFSQDGSEFFSTGDLVSRDSSDRNIMAWDFDNAVVKSNQIYQERYSCTCLKLHPTESNFLAQSHGNYIALFSASKPYKMCKSLRYEGHKLGGYKVGFDVSPDGRYIISGDSKGKLYCYNYRSGHLIQTLHTQLDVNLNVAFHPLLPSTLACCGWNGFIELWH; encoded by the exons atgGAAGCATTAAAAACTTACGATGATGATAGTGACAATAGTTCCTCTGATGATAACAAAGATAATTTCCAAACTACAAATTGTGGGATAAGAATAAAAGATGATGCCCCACCCATTATAAAAGATTTGTCTAAGGTACATGTACCAAAAAAACTCAAACATGATTTCTTTAACATACAAGAATCAGATAGTGATGAGGAATCTGAAACAAAATCTAAGATCAGAAAGAAGGGAAATATAGAAATTACTGTGAGTAGTGGTGAAACTATAACTGTGCCAGACGGTCGTTTCTGGGAACCATTACCTACAGAAGTCAAACAGTCAAATGATTTAGATGTAAATCAGTCTGTTGAAAATGCATGTTCTAGGGAAAAAGATTTTAGGTATAATTATGATCAGATGTACACAGGTGATAGCAgtaaaagacatgaaagtaaaAAGTTGATTAAAAGTGATTCAAACAAATTTGATTGGAACAACTCTGAAAATTCAAATGCATCTTATGCAGCtaataaggtaaaatatttctCTAAACGGAATGAATTAgtacaaaaatcaaatgacgatgataaaaattgtaaaattaattgtgttaactcttataaaccatctataaaattatttgatattcatggaaaaataaaaccatggttacaaagacaaaacattatttgtaaaattccCAGGGAATGTGAAAAATCTTGGAAAGCTCATTCTGGTTCTGTAAGCACTGTAAAAtggaatgtaaaacaatttagcCATTTATTGCTGTCTGCTTCTATGGATACCACAGTGAAAATATGGAATGTTTGGAACAGACAGGAACCTTGTGTTCGCTTATTAAACTTACACAGTAAAGGTGTTCAAGATGGTGATTGGAATAGTTCTGGAACACATATCTTAACCTGCAGTTATGACAAGTCAGCTGTTGTAACAGATATTGAAACGG GTGTATCTACTGTGAAATGTAAGCATAGGAATTTTGTAACATGTGGAAAGTTTCATCCagtcaatgaaaatattttcatcactGGTTCACTCGATGAAATAACAGCATGGGATACCAGACAAGGTGATGAACCAATCCACAGATATTGCTACAAAGACAAAATAGGACAg atacAAGATGTAACCTTCAGTCAAGATGGTAGTGAATTTTTTTCAACAGGGGATCTTGTTAGTCGTGATTCGTCTGACAGAAATATCATGGCTTGGGATTTCGATAATGCTGTAGTTAAATCAAACCAGATATATCAG GAAAGATACAGTTGTACATGTCTAAAGTTGCATCCAACAGAATCCAACTTTCTAGCTCAGTCACATGGAAATTATATAGCATTATTCTCTGCATCTAAACCATACAAGATGTGTAAAAGTCTAAGATACGAAGGGCACAAA CTTGGAGGATACAAAGTAGGATTTGACGTATCACCAGATGGAAGATATATCATTAGTGGAGATTCTAAGGGGAAATTATACTGTTACAATTACAGAAGTGGACATTTAATCCAGACTTTACATACTCAATTAGATGTTAATCTTAATGTAGCCTTTCATCCATTATTACCATCTACTTTGGCTTGTTGTGGATGGAATGGCTTTATAGAATTATGGCATTAA
- the LOC134711730 gene encoding tryptophan--tRNA ligase, cytoplasmic-like, giving the protein MTEDTKDIEKKVENMTTKNLEEDVVNPWEVASSSDKGVDYDKLIKRFGSSKVDEELIKRIETVTGKPAHHFLKRGVFFSQRDMHQILNLAEQKKPFFLYTGRGPSSEAMHLGHLIPFIFTKWLQEAFDVPLVIQLTDDEKFLWKDLTLEECSRLSFENAKDIIALGFDVEKTFIFSDLEYIAQSPAFYKNMLRTQKLVTYNQVKGIFGFDDSTCIGKISFPSIQAAPSFSSSFPQIFNNKTNIPCLIPCAIDQDPYFRMTRDVAPRLGYSKPALMHSTFFPALQGAQTKMSASDPNSSIFLTDTDKQIKTKVNKYAFSGGGTTTEEHKEKGGNCDVDVSYQYLTFFLEDDKRLEEIRKTYTSGELLTGYLKKELIEILQKIVGEHRQRRSQLTDDIVKQFMTPRKLKFDY; this is encoded by the exons ATGACTGAAGATACAAAGGATATAGagaaaaaagtagaaaatatgACAACCAAAAATTTGGAAGAGGATGTTGTCAATCCATGGGAAGTGGCGAGTTCTTCAGACAAAGGAGTAGATTATGATAAACTGATTA aaagatttGGGAGTTCAAAGGTTGATGAGGAACTCATTAAAAGAATCGAAACTGTTACTGGAAAACCAGCTCATCACTTTCTTAAAAGAGGAGTGTTTTTCTCTCAAAG AGATATGCACCAGATATTAAATTTGGCTGAACAGAAGAAACCATTTTTCCTGTATACAGGTCGCGGACCGTCATCTGAAGCAATGCATCTTGGCCATTTAATACCATTTATCTTTACAAA aTGGCTTCAAGAAGCATTTGATGTTCCATTAGTTATTCAGCTGACAGATGATGAAAAGTTTTTATGGAAGGATCTGACTTTAGAAGAATGTAGCAGACTTTCCTTTGAAAATGCAAAAGATATAATTGCCTTAGGTTTTGATGTTGAAAAAACCTTTATATTTAGTGATTTAGAATATATAGC acaaagtcctgctttttacaaaaatatgttaaGAACACAGAAACTAGTGACATATAATCAAGTGAAGGgaatttttggttttgatgaCAGCACATGTATAGGAAAGATCAGTTTTCCTTCCATACAAGCAGCACCTAGCTTTAGTTCATCATTTCCACAGATATTCAACAACAAAACTAATATCCCATGTCTCATCCCTTGTGCAATTGATCAG gatCCATACTTCAGAATGACCAGAGATGTAGCACCAAGATTGGGTTATTCAAAGCCAGCTTTAATGCATTCTACTTTCTTCCCAGCCTTACAAGGAGCACAAACTAAAATGAGTGCAAGTGACCCCAATTCATCTATTTTCTTAACAGATACTGACAAGCAAATAAAGACCAAG gtaaataaatATGCATTCTCTGGTGGTGGCACTACAACAGAAGAACACAAGGAGAAGGGAGGGAACTGTGATGTGGATGTATCATACCAGTACTTAACATTTTTCTTGGAAGATGACAAAAGACTAGAGGAAATTAGGAAA ACCTACACAAGTGGAGAACTTTTAACTGGTTACTTAAAGAAAGAACTGATAgaaatattacagaaaataGTAGGTGAACATAGACAAAGAAGGTCCCAGCTGACAGATGACATTGTTAAACAGTTTATGACAcctagaaaattaaaatttgattattgA